In Acidobacteriota bacterium, one genomic interval encodes:
- a CDS encoding glycerate kinase, whose protein sequence is MNVVERLKEDAAIIFRAALKAADPYEAVKGELCRDGSQLTVGNRRYDLRKFRNIFVLGAGKGSGRMAQAIEDVLGHRLLSRVTEGLIVVKYGCSAPLKKIKIHEAGHPIPDRQGLIASKKILELLSRTSEEDLVITLISGGGSALLPAPREGIKLRDKQKLTDILLKCGASIREINTVRKHLSMLKGGQLAMRAYPSVMISLILSDIVGDPIDSIASGPTAPDRTTFKDCMEILKRYRIERKTPASILRFLEKGMSGQIEETPEEDDPAFLKTQNLIVGNNLKSARAARQKAKEFGYNALILSTMLEGEAREAARVHASMLKEVLKSGNPVRSPACIISGGETTVTVRGKGLGGRNQEFVLASAIEIDGLKNAVVLSAGTDGTDGPTDAAGAIADGFTVSRACGLKMDPRKYLDSNDSYHFFKELGDLIVTGPTGTNVMDIRIMLIDKED, encoded by the coding sequence ATGAACGTTGTTGAAAGATTAAAAGAAGATGCGGCGATCATTTTCAGGGCAGCATTGAAGGCCGCCGATCCCTACGAAGCGGTCAAGGGCGAACTTTGCCGCGATGGAAGCCAGCTTACCGTAGGCAATCGCCGATATGACCTCAGGAAATTCAGAAATATCTTTGTCCTCGGAGCAGGAAAAGGTAGCGGCAGGATGGCACAGGCTATCGAAGATGTCCTGGGTCATCGGTTGCTTTCACGGGTGACGGAAGGACTCATCGTCGTCAAGTATGGCTGTTCGGCTCCGCTGAAGAAGATAAAGATTCACGAGGCCGGACATCCAATTCCCGACCGCCAGGGTCTGATTGCATCAAAAAAGATCCTTGAGCTTCTCAGTCGCACCAGCGAAGAGGATCTGGTCATCACTCTTATTTCCGGCGGCGGCTCCGCCCTCCTTCCCGCTCCCCGTGAAGGGATCAAACTCAGGGACAAACAAAAACTGACCGACATCCTTCTCAAGTGCGGGGCAAGCATCCGCGAAATCAATACTGTCCGAAAGCATCTCTCGATGTTGAAGGGGGGCCAGTTGGCCATGCGGGCTTACCCATCCGTAATGATATCTCTCATACTCTCCGACATCGTTGGCGACCCGATCGATTCAATCGCATCTGGACCCACCGCTCCAGATCGAACGACGTTTAAGGATTGCATGGAAATCCTCAAGAGATACAGAATCGAGAGAAAAACCCCCGCCAGCATCCTGCGATTTCTCGAAAAGGGGATGAGCGGGCAGATCGAAGAAACTCCTGAAGAGGATGACCCGGCTTTCCTGAAGACACAGAACCTGATCGTGGGGAACAATCTCAAATCGGCAAGAGCTGCTCGTCAGAAAGCGAAGGAGTTCGGATACAACGCACTCATCCTGTCGACGATGCTGGAAGGAGAAGCAAGAGAAGCTGCCAGAGTCCATGCATCGATGCTGAAGGAAGTTCTCAAATCTGGAAACCCTGTAAGGAGCCCAGCCTGCATCATCTCTGGAGGAGAAACGACCGTGACCGTTAGAGGCAAAGGACTCGGCGGGCGGAACCAGGAGTTCGTCCTTGCCTCGGCTATTGAGATCGACGGGTTGAAGAACGCTGTGGTGCTGAGCGCTGGAACCGATGGAACCGATGGTCCTACCGATGCTGCCGGAGCGATCGCCGATGGCTTCACGGTCTCGAGAGCCTGCGGACTCAAGATGGATCCCCGGAAGTATCTTGATAGCAACGATTCCTACCATTTCTTCAAAGAGCTGGGCGACCTCATCGTAACAGGTCCTACAGGCACTAACGTCATGGACATCCGCATTATGCTCATCGATAAGGAAGATTGA
- a CDS encoding helix-turn-helix domain-containing protein, giving the protein MSSFGEELRRERELRGITLREIADSTKINIRFLEALENNDFKHLPGEIFNKGFVRAYAAHIGLDPERMVNSYLLELSRQAEKEKGQMKFAPILKSEKPKRRRSKLIFIILVILAALAALILLRYRQWSIAGEISDIPSAEDGRVEDSRSYPAK; this is encoded by the coding sequence ATGTCATCGTTCGGTGAAGAGCTAAGGAGAGAAAGGGAGCTGCGGGGCATCACGTTGAGAGAGATTGCCGACAGCACAAAGATCAACATCCGTTTCCTCGAAGCTCTTGAGAACAACGACTTCAAGCATCTTCCAGGAGAGATCTTCAACAAGGGGTTCGTGAGGGCTTACGCCGCTCATATCGGGCTTGATCCGGAGAGGATGGTAAACAGCTATCTGCTGGAACTCTCCAGGCAGGCAGAAAAGGAAAAGGGCCAGATGAAGTTCGCTCCAATTCTGAAATCTGAAAAGCCGAAGAGAAGGAGATCAAAACTCATCTTCATAATCCTTGTGATCCTTGCCGCCCTTGCGGCTCTCATACTCCTGCGGTACCGACAATGGAGTATTGCCGGGGAGATTTCCGATATTCCATCGGCTGAAGATGGAAGAGTAGAAGATTCAAGATCATACCCGGCGAAGTGA
- a CDS encoding Stp1/IreP family PP2C-type Ser/Thr phosphatase — protein sequence MELKCFAISDSGLKREHNEDSCIADPNIGFFAVADGMGGHAAGEVASRIAVDAAYDFFKNHIDSSSEGNAACTPGLPRDTTLLKQAILNANRSIISSVRSNGELRGMGTTIVAAKISGDTLTVGFVGDSRAYLIRKGRITQITTDHSWVNEQIKNGLMRKSDAEGHPLRNVITRALGINENVAVDVTNQKLEHDDILILCSDGLNTSLSDHEILDSVIAHKGHNKDIERIGHDLIEKANSNGGEDNTTIILIYIL from the coding sequence ATGGAATTAAAGTGTTTTGCAATATCGGATTCCGGGCTCAAGAGAGAACATAACGAAGACTCTTGCATCGCAGACCCGAACATTGGTTTCTTTGCCGTCGCCGACGGTATGGGAGGCCATGCTGCCGGAGAGGTCGCATCAAGGATTGCCGTAGATGCGGCTTACGACTTCTTTAAGAATCACATCGACTCTTCCTCAGAGGGGAACGCTGCCTGCACTCCTGGCCTGCCCAGGGACACCACCCTGTTGAAACAGGCAATCCTCAATGCAAACAGGAGTATCATCTCATCAGTCCGCTCTAATGGTGAATTGAGGGGGATGGGGACGACAATAGTTGCCGCCAAGATCAGCGGTGACACACTTACTGTTGGATTTGTCGGAGATAGCAGGGCTTATCTGATAAGAAAGGGCAGGATTACTCAGATCACGACGGACCACTCCTGGGTGAATGAACAGATCAAGAACGGATTGATGAGGAAGAGCGATGCCGAAGGACATCCCCTGAGGAACGTTATTACAAGGGCCCTGGGAATCAACGAGAATGTCGCAGTCGACGTGACGAACCAGAAGCTCGAACACGATGACATCCTGATCCTATGCTCGGATGGCTTGAATACATCCCTCTCCGATCACGAGATTCTGGACTCAGTCATCGCTCATAAAGGACACAACAAAGACATAGAACGGATCGGCCACGACCTCATAGAAAAAGCCAACTCCAACGGCGGCGAGGACAACACAACAATCATCCTTATCTACATCCTTTAG
- a CDS encoding arginine--tRNA ligase, with translation MLTAAVVKNILSDAIRKKFRLEIDAAIEYPPRPDFGDMATPVAFEIARTLKKAPRLIAEEIAATLEKPPEIDRVQIAGGGYINIFFNRTEFTKSLFASTAAPETDESRGSVKIVVEHTNINPNKAAHIGHLRNAVLGDTLSRVLRHLGYCVEVQNYIDDTGVQVADLVVGFQHLLNYDLEKIMTINGKFDYFCWDLYSRVTAYYEENPDKIELRERALKAIEEGNNETARLASYLANRIVHHHLATMERIGVIYDLLVWESHVISMKFWEKALQLLKEKKAIYFCEEGKNSGCWVMNFPVFSDSEMVDESEKIIVRSNGTATYVGKDIAYQLWKFGLLGKDFLYRKWRSYDAERAIWSTSPKFIEASHPGFGKADQVVNVIDVRQSYLQRIVKEGLMLLGFTKEGENSVHFSYEMVALSPRCALEMGFEVSEEDKARPYIEMSGRKGQGVKADDLLDKLLEGALREVKSRNPDMGQEAIENIARNVASGALRYFMLKFTRNKVISFDFANALNFDGETGPYIQYSAVRARNIFNKMKERESFHEKEIERMADQISFESLDPAGSQDHWEIVIFISKMDEILECSTNTLELSAVAKYCFMLAQKFNSFYQKYPVMKEKDPAIKKLRIIITHLFIIRLTKALELMGIAVPSRM, from the coding sequence ATGCTGACGGCAGCGGTCGTAAAAAATATCCTTTCCGATGCGATCAGGAAGAAATTTAGATTAGAGATCGATGCCGCCATCGAGTATCCTCCAAGACCCGATTTCGGAGACATGGCGACCCCAGTGGCCTTTGAGATCGCAAGAACGCTTAAAAAGGCACCAAGGCTGATAGCCGAGGAGATCGCGGCCACCCTGGAGAAACCTCCAGAGATCGACAGAGTCCAAATCGCCGGAGGGGGATACATCAATATCTTCTTCAACAGGACGGAATTTACGAAGTCGCTCTTCGCCAGCACTGCGGCGCCAGAGACGGATGAAAGCCGAGGCTCTGTCAAGATCGTCGTGGAGCACACCAACATCAATCCCAATAAGGCCGCCCATATCGGACATCTGAGAAATGCCGTCCTCGGGGACACTCTGAGCCGCGTCCTTCGCCACCTCGGATACTGCGTCGAGGTGCAGAATTACATCGATGATACTGGAGTCCAGGTGGCGGACCTCGTCGTCGGGTTCCAGCATCTTCTGAATTACGACCTTGAAAAGATTATGACCATCAACGGTAAATTCGACTACTTCTGCTGGGATCTCTATTCACGAGTAACTGCCTACTACGAAGAGAATCCCGATAAGATCGAGCTTCGCGAAAGAGCATTGAAGGCCATCGAGGAGGGGAACAACGAAACGGCCCGCCTTGCCTCTTATCTTGCCAATCGGATCGTTCATCATCATCTCGCAACGATGGAAAGAATTGGAGTCATATACGATCTGCTCGTCTGGGAAAGCCATGTCATTTCCATGAAGTTCTGGGAGAAAGCGCTCCAGCTGCTCAAGGAAAAGAAGGCCATTTATTTCTGCGAGGAGGGGAAGAACAGCGGGTGTTGGGTGATGAACTTTCCCGTCTTCTCCGACTCTGAGATGGTTGATGAATCTGAGAAGATCATCGTCCGGAGCAACGGCACAGCCACCTACGTGGGGAAGGATATCGCCTATCAACTCTGGAAATTCGGACTCCTTGGAAAAGACTTCCTCTACAGGAAATGGCGCAGCTACGACGCGGAAAGAGCCATCTGGTCAACGTCGCCTAAATTCATCGAGGCTTCACATCCCGGCTTCGGCAAGGCCGATCAAGTTGTCAATGTCATCGACGTGAGGCAGTCCTACCTCCAGAGGATTGTAAAGGAGGGATTGATGCTTCTCGGGTTTACAAAAGAGGGAGAGAACTCCGTGCACTTCTCTTACGAGATGGTAGCCCTGAGCCCCCGATGCGCACTCGAGATGGGATTTGAAGTTTCCGAAGAAGATAAGGCCAGGCCTTATATCGAGATGTCGGGAAGGAAGGGACAGGGGGTTAAGGCCGATGATCTCCTTGACAAACTGCTCGAGGGAGCCCTGAGGGAGGTCAAGTCAAGGAATCCGGATATGGGACAGGAAGCCATCGAGAACATCGCCAGAAATGTTGCTTCGGGAGCTCTGCGCTACTTCATGCTCAAGTTCACGCGGAATAAGGTGATCTCGTTCGACTTTGCCAATGCCCTCAATTTCGATGGCGAGACCGGTCCCTACATTCAGTACTCTGCCGTCCGGGCAAGGAACATCTTCAACAAGATGAAAGAGCGAGAGAGCTTCCACGAAAAAGAGATCGAGAGGATGGCCGATCAGATCAGTTTCGAATCTCTTGATCCAGCCGGATCACAGGATCACTGGGAGATCGTGATTTTTATCTCCAAGATGGATGAAATCCTCGAGTGCTCCACGAACACCCTTGAGCTCTCCGCAGTCGCAAAATACTGCTTCATGCTTGCACAGAAATTCAACTCTTTCTACCAGAAGTACCCCGTCATGAAGGAGAAGGACCCCGCGATTAAGAAGCTCCGTATCATCATCACGCATCTATTCATCATAAGGCTTACGAAAGCCCTCGAACTGATGGGCATCGCAGTGCCTTCCCGCATGTAA
- a CDS encoding YfhL family 4Fe-4S dicluster ferredoxin, protein MALLINEECINCGACEPECPNQAISEGENIYIINPDLCTECVGFYDDPKCISVCPVDCIVKDPNHEETREQLEAKYKATHS, encoded by the coding sequence ATGGCACTCTTGATCAATGAGGAATGCATCAACTGCGGGGCCTGTGAGCCCGAATGTCCCAACCAGGCCATTTCAGAAGGAGAGAACATCTACATCATCAACCCGGATCTCTGCACGGAGTGCGTCGGCTTCTACGATGACCCGAAGTGCATTTCCGTCTGCCCGGTAGACTGCATCGTGAAAGACCCAAATCACGAGGAAACCCGGGAGCAACTCGAAGCCAAATATAAAGCAACCCATTCATAG
- a CDS encoding peptide-binding protein encodes MTFNLHGSSSMPDKSRSRARYSGHFLLRCLSLLLLVLMIASLSGWSWSEKGTHVGEKFSVAEKSLGRAGMEGDTLVAALAADPQSLNFVSAGDVQSDIIARLVTESLVYHDRNLNIIPRLARSWDISEDRLTITFHLKDNARWHDGVPVTSEDVRFTFERIMDPASMAKDKIGMFKDVAEISAPDPHTFKVKYREPFSPALSTWSISIIPKHIYAGEPDFLKSKYNESPIGCGPFKLAKWERSQKIVLESNKDYWDVKPFLDRIIFKIIPSEKVRFEALLTGDIDYTNLPPLTFQKDTDRSEFKTRLRTLVYNPIYLWYISWNMDGSNRFFTDRRVRRAMTHAMDREGFLKNIYFGLGCVATTDFQPDTWANDETLKAHAYNPAKAKKLLEEAGWRDTNGNGIRDKDGQEFEFTMIFPAGPETSEQMAALFKESLDRLGVKMNLTKLEWSTFQERKRNHLFEAAMSGLRKDIDPDPYELYHSSQYLNGQNYGGYANPEADKLLLEGRREFDLEKRKEIYRRLQKILHEDQPYTYLFHPAACLAMDKRFRDIETSPKGIWQFYPGVIAWWVPAGEQKYK; translated from the coding sequence ATGACCTTCAATCTTCATGGATCAAGCAGCATGCCCGACAAATCCCGATCTAGGGCAAGATACTCCGGCCATTTCCTGTTGAGATGCTTATCATTACTTCTTTTAGTCCTGATGATTGCATCCCTCTCTGGTTGGAGCTGGAGTGAGAAGGGTACTCACGTCGGCGAAAAATTTTCTGTCGCCGAAAAATCTCTGGGCAGAGCCGGGATGGAAGGTGACACACTTGTCGCCGCGCTTGCCGCCGATCCCCAGTCACTGAACTTCGTCTCCGCTGGTGATGTTCAATCAGACATAATCGCGCGACTCGTCACTGAATCCCTCGTCTATCACGATAGGAACCTTAACATCATCCCGCGATTGGCAAGATCCTGGGATATCTCCGAGGACAGACTGACCATCACTTTCCATCTGAAAGATAATGCCAGATGGCATGATGGGGTTCCCGTCACTTCCGAGGATGTCAGGTTTACCTTCGAGAGGATCATGGATCCAGCCTCCATGGCAAAAGACAAGATAGGGATGTTCAAGGATGTAGCGGAAATATCGGCTCCCGATCCACACACATTCAAAGTCAAGTACAGAGAGCCTTTTTCTCCTGCCCTCTCGACGTGGAGCATCAGCATCATTCCGAAGCACATCTATGCCGGAGAGCCAGATTTCCTGAAGTCGAAGTACAACGAAAGCCCGATAGGGTGCGGTCCTTTCAAACTGGCAAAATGGGAGCGCTCACAAAAGATCGTTCTGGAAAGCAACAAGGACTACTGGGACGTTAAACCCTTTCTCGACAGGATCATCTTCAAGATCATCCCAAGCGAGAAGGTCAGATTCGAGGCGCTCCTCACGGGGGACATCGACTACACCAATCTTCCGCCTCTCACCTTCCAGAAAGATACAGACAGGAGTGAATTCAAAACGCGACTCAGGACACTGGTCTACAATCCCATCTATCTCTGGTACATAAGCTGGAACATGGATGGAAGCAACAGATTCTTCACCGATAGAAGAGTACGGAGAGCCATGACCCATGCCATGGATCGCGAGGGCTTTCTCAAGAACATCTACTTCGGGCTTGGATGCGTGGCTACGACGGATTTCCAGCCTGACACGTGGGCTAATGATGAGACACTGAAGGCTCACGCCTATAATCCCGCGAAAGCAAAGAAGCTGTTGGAGGAAGCGGGGTGGAGAGATACGAACGGTAACGGAATCAGGGACAAGGACGGACAAGAGTTCGAATTCACCATGATCTTTCCGGCGGGTCCCGAGACATCCGAACAGATGGCGGCTCTCTTCAAGGAAAGCCTCGACCGGCTCGGCGTGAAGATGAACCTCACGAAGCTCGAATGGTCCACTTTCCAAGAACGCAAGAGAAACCATCTCTTTGAAGCTGCAATGTCCGGGCTACGGAAAGACATCGATCCAGACCCGTACGAACTTTACCACTCCTCCCAGTACCTCAACGGACAGAATTATGGCGGCTATGCCAATCCAGAGGCCGATAAGCTTTTGCTCGAGGGGAGGAGGGAGTTCGATCTCGAAAAGAGAAAGGAGATCTACCGGAGGCTGCAAAAGATACTGCACGAGGATCAGCCTTACACCTATCTCTTCCATCCCGCAGCATGCCTCGCGATGGATAAGAGATTCAGGGACATCGAGACCTCGCCCAAGGGGATATGGCAGTTCTATCCCGGCGTCATAGCCTGGTGGGTTCCCGCCGGCGAACAGAAATACAAATAA
- a CDS encoding ABC transporter permease, which translates to MYRYIAKRVGIAAVTLLGITFIVFVIIHLAPGSPLEALSDEGTVRTLPPEAYEQMKKIYHMQRPLLEQYLFWLNDLIHLDLGESFSDHRRVSEKILERLPNTIVLNLFAILIMFIIAIPVGALSASRQNSRFDRASGVISSMLYSLPNFWVAISLQLIFAVYLKVLPLYGIESEGAESFGIIHWITDRAVHLLLPAICLSYAGLAFLSRFSRAGLVEVIRQDYIRTARAKGLDEKVITFKHGLRNSLIPMITLFGLMLPSLIGGSIIIEQIFAWPGIGRLFFEAVFQRDYPTVMGLSLISAVLTLLGTLVADLLYTIADPRVRYE; encoded by the coding sequence ATGTATCGATACATCGCTAAAAGGGTCGGTATTGCTGCTGTCACTCTGCTTGGAATCACCTTCATCGTTTTCGTAATCATTCATCTGGCCCCGGGCAGTCCCCTGGAAGCGCTATCCGATGAAGGAACGGTCAGAACGCTTCCTCCGGAAGCATATGAACAGATGAAAAAGATCTATCATATGCAGAGACCCCTCTTGGAACAGTATCTCTTCTGGCTCAATGATCTCATCCACCTGGATTTAGGAGAATCGTTCTCGGATCACCGCCGCGTCTCGGAAAAGATCCTGGAGAGACTTCCAAATACAATCGTTCTGAACCTCTTCGCCATCCTCATAATGTTCATCATTGCCATTCCTGTGGGAGCACTGTCTGCCTCGCGGCAGAACTCAAGATTCGATCGGGCGAGCGGCGTCATCTCATCCATGCTTTACTCGCTCCCGAACTTCTGGGTGGCGATTTCACTTCAGTTAATATTTGCGGTCTATCTGAAGGTTCTTCCCCTCTACGGGATAGAATCTGAAGGTGCGGAGAGTTTCGGCATCATCCACTGGATCACGGACCGAGCCGTTCATCTCCTGCTGCCTGCCATCTGCCTTTCCTACGCTGGACTCGCCTTCCTCTCGCGGTTCTCAAGGGCAGGTCTCGTGGAAGTGATCAGGCAGGATTACATAAGAACGGCACGGGCAAAGGGTCTGGACGAAAAAGTTATCACGTTCAAGCATGGGCTGAGAAATTCGCTCATCCCGATGATCACCCTATTCGGGCTTATGCTCCCATCCCTGATCGGCGGTTCGATCATCATAGAACAGATATTTGCCTGGCCGGGAATAGGAAGGCTCTTCTTCGAGGCCGTCTTCCAGCGCGACTACCCGACTGTGATGGGTCTTTCGCTGATCTCTGCGGTTCTGACCCTGCTGGGAACGTTGGTGGCTGACTTGTTGTATACGATTGCTGACCCGAGAGTTCGGTATGAATGA
- a CDS encoding ABC transporter permease encodes MNEKHSTWKIGWNNLRRNRSALLSLWIILIFCLISLLAPLIANDKPLILIGGGRVYFPAFSDYILLKPIIKLPETPEDGWKEFHEGKRCFILSAPIPYSFKTTDINSVLRSPDWSHFMGTDGLGRDVLSRCIHGTTISLKVGVIAMGISLIIGLILGSLAGFYRGVIDVVISRIIEIVICFPTLFLILAVMAINPPFIREIEPIFKIMIVIGLISWTGIARYVRGEFMKLKEIDYTHAARAVGAKNLRIIFRHILPNSLAPVLVSASFGIAGAILAESSLSFLGLGVQPPTPSWGSILSEAQRYMQHAWWLALFPGFAIFLTVLSCNLLGEGIRDAFDPRMFEK; translated from the coding sequence ATGAATGAGAAGCATTCCACATGGAAGATTGGATGGAACAATCTCCGCCGGAACAGGAGCGCCCTGCTCAGTCTCTGGATCATCCTGATCTTCTGTCTGATCTCCCTCCTGGCGCCTCTCATCGCCAATGATAAACCTCTCATCCTCATCGGAGGAGGGAGGGTGTATTTTCCAGCTTTTTCAGATTACATTCTTCTAAAACCGATCATCAAGCTTCCCGAAACTCCGGAAGACGGGTGGAAAGAGTTCCATGAAGGCAAGAGATGTTTCATCCTATCGGCTCCCATTCCGTACAGTTTCAAAACGACCGATATTAACTCCGTCCTCAGATCACCAGACTGGAGCCACTTCATGGGAACGGATGGCCTGGGGAGGGATGTTCTCTCCCGATGCATCCATGGAACTACAATATCTCTCAAGGTGGGTGTCATTGCCATGGGAATCTCTCTCATCATTGGCCTCATCCTGGGATCGCTGGCAGGCTTCTACAGGGGGGTCATCGATGTCGTAATTTCCAGGATAATCGAAATCGTAATCTGTTTCCCCACCCTCTTTCTGATACTGGCCGTCATGGCCATCAACCCTCCGTTCATAAGAGAGATCGAACCTATTTTCAAGATCATGATCGTCATCGGCCTGATCTCCTGGACCGGGATCGCCCGTTATGTCAGGGGAGAGTTCATGAAGCTGAAGGAGATCGATTACACACATGCCGCTAGAGCCGTGGGGGCGAAGAATCTCAGGATCATCTTCAGGCACATCCTTCCCAACTCTCTGGCGCCCGTTCTCGTCTCAGCCTCTTTCGGCATCGCGGGAGCCATTCTCGCCGAATCTTCCCTCTCCTTCCTCGGGCTCGGCGTCCAGCCACCCACGCCAAGCTGGGGGAGCATTCTCTCCGAGGCGCAGAGATACATGCAGCATGCATGGTGGCTTGCGCTTTTCCCCGGCTTTGCTATCTTTCTTACGGTGCTATCCTGCAACCTCCTCGGCGAAGGGATCAGAGATGCCTTTGATCCGAGGATGTTTGAAAAATGA
- the lepB gene encoding signal peptidase I, with protein sequence MPLIRGCLKNEKMNAFLKNLLIVYALLSIIVYMVTGFIAQPFKINGNSMFPTIRNGDLVLISKVSLLSGKRPATGDIVAFFDPADGKRILIKRVKEDCGQGYFVMGDNAESSIDSRVFGTVSGDRIIGKAIIILWPLRVISEICRD encoded by the coding sequence ATGCCTTTGATCCGAGGATGTTTGAAAAATGAGAAGATGAACGCCTTCCTGAAAAATCTGCTGATCGTTTATGCACTGCTCTCCATCATTGTATATATGGTGACCGGATTCATCGCCCAGCCATTCAAGATAAACGGCAATAGCATGTTTCCGACCATCAGAAACGGAGATCTGGTCCTCATCAGTAAAGTCTCTCTTCTCTCAGGAAAGAGGCCTGCAACAGGCGATATCGTGGCATTCTTCGATCCGGCAGATGGGAAGAGAATTCTCATCAAGCGCGTGAAGGAGGACTGCGGGCAGGGCTATTTCGTAATGGGCGATAATGCCGAATCCAGTATCGACAGCAGAGTTTTCGGAACCGTTTCAGGAGATAGAATCATAGGCAAGGCCATCATCATTCTGTGGCCCCTGCGGGTCATTTCGGAGATCTGCCGGGATTAA